The nucleotide window CTGCCCCACGGGATGCCACCACGGTGCCACTGCCAgtgctggggacaaggacaCTGCTGTCCTGGCAAACTGCTTCCCCCCCATCCTGGTTCCTCTTTGAGTGGGGACACGGGATAACCCCACACAGGGCAGTTACCAAATGGCAGCTTGAGTTCCAAcaccccccctcaaaaaaaaaaaaccaaaaaccaccccAACACCACAAACTCAAAGTgccagcagggacagagcccCAAGGTGCCAGGGATGTGCCATGCCAACTCTGGAAgagctccatccctccccaccATCCATCCACACCTCAAAAGTGGTGGGAAAAGGGGGGGCAAGGAGAAAGAAGCCATCCAGGCTGAGATCCCCCCATGCCATCCCAACACCAAGACCCCACaaccctcctcccccctcccaaaTACCCCACAACACGGGGAGAGCCACAGAGAGCCCAAAACCCATGATGCAGATGGAGTTTTTATTTGGGGGTGGCGGTCACCTCCTGTCTTGCTTCCCCAGCCCCATTTCCCTgcagtgtttggtttgggtttttttttcctttctccctgcagggctgcccTGCTCGGACTCCACGGCCACCCCACCCTCAGCCCTGGAAATGTCCCCCCCCCCTGCTCTGATGATTCATCACTTTGTCTCTGTGCATGCAGAGCTCTTCCCTTTGCCCACAGCACCgccaaaaaagcagcaaacacgGAAAAACTCCTCACGGCAAAGGCGGTGGCAGCTCCAGAgcaggatgggggggggggggggggaaggtggtGTTGGGGAGAGAGGATGGGGGACCGGGAACACATGTGCCATAAATTCGGTGCCATGAAGCGTGGAAAAAGcgataataataataattaaaaaaataaaatttttttttttttttggctggaatCACAACCTCCATCCCAAACACCCGGATGCTGGAGTGGCCCCGTTGGAGCCAGCTCCACCCCGGAGCAGTTTCCTACTGATAAGGGCAGGAGGCAAAGCCCAAGCATCCCTCgggaggcaaaaaaacccagcatccCTTTGGCAAAGACCCCAAACTCCCCCCATCTTCCCCACTATAGACGGCGGGGTCAACACCTGCCACCCACCGCGGCCACCCCAGGCACCCAACCCTATAGCTGGTCCTTTCCCAACTCCAGTTGCCCAAAAAACCCACTAGTCTCGGCATGGCTTTGTCCCCCGGATCCCCAGGCAGCAGGTAAGGACAGGCTCAGCTGCCCACCAGCACCCGCAGCAAGGAgaaaccagctctgctccctcctcctcctcctcctcctcctccggcCAGAGGAGCAGCCGTGCATGAAACCGAGCAAACATGGCAGGGGAAACtaaaagaggagggaggggggagacGGAAACATAAAATATCCCCCCGAACTCCACGCTTTTCACTCTTTGCTCGAGTCTCTGCTGTTGCGTtagaaaatcaaaatcaaatcaCAAactccccccctctctccctccctccccccccggCCAGGAACGCGCAGAAGCAATTCCTAAAAAACAGGGCCCGGACTTGCACgggtttatttatttctcttagaTGAGCACAACAATAACCACCAtattttgtcccttttttttctttttcttggttttttttttttttcaatggaaatTTCCCCATCATCTGACTCTCCGAAGCTTTTAGAAGAGGGGGGCAGGAGGGCTGGCGTAATCCTTCCTGCTCCGCAATTAATTCATGAATCTAATTAATCAGCGGCTGTAGGTGAAGTCCGGCTCCCTCCTAAGCCCCTCGTCACATCCTGGGGGTCGGGGTCTCCTCTTGGAGCCCCACGGGGTGCCCCAACACTCCCCCGTCCTTTTGCCCCTtcgtggggtgggggggggaggtgtggAACATGATACCCACTCTCCTCCCCCCCACGCCGGGAGGAATTTGTACCCTGGCCCTGGGGAGGGGTGCAAGGAACCCCCCGAATAAACACAGCGCTCCGGGTGTCAGCGCCGAAGGCTGAAACatccgtgcctcagtttccccacccgTAGGGTAAAAAGAGCGGGGGGGGTTAGGCTGGGAAAGAAGTCCTACGGGGCTACCGGGAGGGCTACGGGACACAGGGAGGGGGCAAGCTCTCGGAGACCCCCAAGTCGTCGTCCCCCCAAAGCCCGGAGCAGCCCCGGGAAGCAGACGGcgggggggggaagagggggggggagtGTTATTATTTACAgcaaaaaaggggggggaatgCAACAACCCCGCAACTACGACTCCAAAGCGCAGGAACAGAGAGGGGGGGGCACCCAACACCCTCCTTACACCTCCCCAAGACGGGTTCCGATCCCAAGGCCCCCCCCCGGCACCCCCCGCACTCACCCGGTGGCTGCGGGAGGAGAGGGAAGCGCCAAAGGAAACCAAGCGGCTCGGTTCGGTTTCGCTCGGCCCGACTCGGTTCGGCTCCAATCAGCTCGGATCGGTTTCACTCGGCCCGGTCTCGCCGCTCCGGTACCGAGGGAGGGCAGCACAGcccgcccggcccggctcggcccGGTACGGTACGACCCGGTACAGCACGGCACGGCCTGGCCCGTCCCGCCCCGCAGCCCGCCGGGAGGTGTAGTCCGGAGCGGGGCAGGGCTGCCCGGGACTGCCGGGACTTGTAGTTCCCTCTCCGCCTCGGCCAGAGCAGAAGTTGGGGTTACGGGATTTCATCTCCCCAACCCGGGAGTTTCCTCCCCCagagagaggcagggagggggggaaggctGGGCAtgggtcctgcagccccttgCACCGGGATCGTGCAGCCCCTTGCACCGGGATCGTGCAGCCCCTTGCACCAGGATTGTGCAGCCCCTTGCACCGGGATCGTGCAGCCCCTTGCACCAGGATTGTGCAGCCCTTTGCACCGGGATAGTGCAGCCCTTTGCACCAGGATCATGCAGCCCTTTGCACCAGGATCGTGCAGCCCTTTGCACCGGATAGTGCAACCCTTTTCACCAGGATCATACAACCCTTTTCACTGGGATTGTGCAACCCCTTTGCACCAGGATCGTGCAACCCCTTTGCATAGGATCATGCAACCCTTTTCACTGGGATTGTGCAACCCTTTGCACCAGGATCATGCAGTCCCTTTGCACTGGTATTGTGCATCCCTTTGCAGCTCCTTGCTCCAGAACCATGCAACCCTTTGCACCAGGATCGTGCAGTGCACCAGGATCGTGCAGCTCCTTGCTCCAGGGTTTCCCACCTCCTTGCACCAAGCTCACAACATTCCTTGCACTGGTGCCAGTTGTGGCCATGGAGGGACAGCAGTGACCTGGGGCCAGGCAGGTGGTGGGGAGCAGCACGGGGGGGTTTGTCCCCTCCAGAGGGGACAGAGCACAGTGGGACCGGGTCTCCAGGCTGCCCATGGGTGGCACCAGGATGGTGTTTCCTTCCctggctgccagctccctgctctgcaggaccCACTGGGTCAAATTGGGTTTGAAACCACAGATTTAAGGGGTGCCCACATGCCCCAGCAGGGTGACTGTCACctgaggaggagatgggggTGATGGAGCCTTCAGTGGACCCTTCAGACCCTGAGGACCAGTTCAggtccccagcactgccctgatCCATCTGACACTacatccagcagctcctctcagGAGGAGAATCCAGACACCCAAAGCTTTGGTCCCATCCGtgtcccatcccttccctctcctcgCCCATCCTTTGAGACAGCagcaatgaatttttttttttaccccttgaGAGGCAAACCAGGGCGTTTTCCTCAGCCTGAGGGTCCTTGCATGACACTTTTCAATCCTTCATTTCTTTGCAAGTAGGTGTGAGCTGTTCCCCCAAACCAAGAGCTGTTCACACGCAGCTCCAAGTCTCTGCCCATCCTGCTCCAAACTGGTTCCTGAAGCCTCCAGCCACCTCCTCGGCTCAGCCCTGGAGTCCCTGAGGTCACAAAGGTAAATCTGCCCtcagaggtgctgagctcttcaCCCTCCCAGGTGGGAGATGGATTTAGGAGCAGCCTGGCTCGTAGCCTTCATCCCACCACTTaattacttcattaaaaatacctGGTCACCCCAGTTTCCCAGCCAGCCCCACCAAGGATCCAGTTCCCAATCAAAACAGGTTAtctcctaatttattttttttttcccagaaatccAAAGCCTCCACACAGAGCTGAAAGCCCAGGCAGTGCCTGGAAACCTGAAGCAGGAGCTCAGACTTTGTTAGTGCCTcaagaagagctgtgccagcccctgctcccccccagcAGTGAGATTTCCAGCCCCTTTATTCACTTCCAGGAGATTTGGAGATGATTCCTCCCCAGCTGAGGCTTTCAGGGAGGATGAGGCATTGCAGGGACAaagcagccctgctcagcatccCTAAACTGAGAGGGCAAAGCCCACCCTGTTGTTGCCCAGGTCAAAAATGGAATAATAGTGCCAGAGGAAGATGTTGCCAAGGATCCAGAGGGGTTGGGAACTGGTAGAGGGGACGTATGTGCTCTCCACCCCAAGGGTGCAGACCCCGTTGTTCTgttggaggggggaaaaaaaaaaaaaaaaagaggaaatttcaGTTTGGGAGCAGGATCAGAGCAGGATCAGAGCCTCCTTACAGTCCCAGAAAAGCTGGAATGGGGTGGTGGGCATTACAgcccccaggctgctggaagcCTCAGGGCTTGGGAAGAAACTCTTTGACTTTCTCTGGAGCAAAACTGCCCCACGGTGGCAAAGGGGTGTGGGGAATGCTGAAATGACACCTACATTTAGGATATAGACAGAAGGACACCTACATTTAGGACATAGACAGAAGGAGGCAGTGGTAGCTGGGCCCCACTGATGGCAAAGTAGAGGGTGGGCATGGTGGGGACACTGCCACAATCAACAAGCAGCtgcaaaagaagcaaagagggaCAAAAGGGTCAAAACCCCCAGGCTGGGGACTCTCCATCCCCTGCCTGTAACCCTGGCAGGGGTTCCCTGAGGATCAGCCCAGTTCTGATCCTCCTATCCTGGTTTTATCCTATTTTTGTTGCCAGGAGCAGTCCATAGCTCAGCAAAGCATCCTTCCTACCTACCCCTTGGTCACTCTCCTCCacacccagctcctgcaggaaagctgacaTGAATTTTCCTGGGATGGTCAGCAGGAATGTCCCGGTGTCCACAATTCCCTGACAACCTTGGCTACACCAACCCGTGGCTGCCAGCCCGATGGAGAACCTgaagagagcagcagaaaaggcagcagaaagagctCAACCCTTCCCCTAAGCCCCAGTGCAGCACTTACTCCTCAATCCCAATCTTCCAGTAGAATTCCTGGATCACAGGAGCCCAGAAAACCTCCCCGGAGTAGAGCTGGGGATCAACTCCTCCAAGGATGACTTCTCCACCATAACTAAAGGTTGGGTGGCTGCAGAGACACAATAATTAAGCCCCACATGATGAGGGGTGGATGGAgggtgaaaaaaagagaaggatggGTCCAGGTTGGGGCTTTGAGAGCTCTCAGGAGAGGTCTCACCGTGAGTAGTAGAAGCTGAAGATGGGTTCACTGAGCTGGTTCTGCTGCAGCAtgttctgcagcactgtgtTGTATCCTTCAATGCCAACACCTGGATAAGACATTCCCAAAATCCCATCGAAGTCCAGGGAGTAAAAGGGTCTGCTGGGCTCATCCAGGCTCAGGCCAAACTCCTGGTTCCTGAGGCTGATGTTCTGGATCTCGAGGGAGAGAAAAGATGCTGGGAGATGGgggcttggcagtgctggggtcgtggttggatttgatgatcctAAAAGTCTTTGCCAATCATTTTATGATTTCATGCTGGCATTTTGGACTCCCTCCCTTTGTAGCATTATCCTGGCTGGGATGTTTTGGGAAGAGTCAGAGGGAAGGTGAGAAGGAAGGTTCAGAAGGTAAATCTGCACTGTGTCAGTTTATAAATCACAAGTCTCagcacagaacatttttttctgtcctgtaatGACAAAGCTCAGCCACCAGTgcccaaaacaaacatttaaggCCCAAGAAATCCCTCAGCCCAGAGCAGTGATGGGTGACCCAGAGTTTGGTGGCAGCATCACACAAACCCTACAGAGGAGATCCAGGCAGTAatacccaaaagaaaaaaaaaaaaaaaaaactacttttCAGCCACCTCCTAAGTTTTTAACCGACTTGGACTGCTCCCAGCTGTGGTCACCTCCCACCCTGATTGCAGCAAGGTCTCAAATGTCACTTACTGTCACTGTGTCATACCCTAAAGCCACCCACAGGTCACCAAACCCATAGCTGAGGGTGTAGGTCACATCAGTGCCCAAGAAGGTGGATGATAAGCTGGAGTTGAACCTGGCATGATCTTCTGCAATGAGAGAAAGTCCCAGCCCCCAGGTCACATCCTGCCCTCCCTTCAGCATCCCTGTCCCCACATGGGGACCCCAGCTAAGGGGCTCCCCAGACCCCCCAAAACCAAGGAGGTGGCAGCAAGAAGAGAGCAAACCCCCTCAGTTTGCCCTGatttccttctccttggagCTCCAGCCCACAAGGGATCTCTAAAGAACAGCTCAGCCCCTCTGTGCCCCCCAGGGGATGCTCACCACAAGCTGGGGTCTGGCAGTAGGTGGAGGGCACCCACAGGTTGGCAGAACCAGTGTCAAACAGCACCAGGAAATTCTGGGGGGGGGTCCCAATGCTGATCTCCCCGAAGTAGAAGGACTGTGAAGAAGGAGGTGGAGAGAAATCCATCAATCCAATAGttagtggtttgggttttgatttttatttttttttaatgagttttcaGCTCTCTGCCCTCTGCTAGGTGTGGATCCCAAactgctgtggggctggagagAGGGCTTGGAATCCCTGAGAGCATCCAGGACAGCTAAAACATGGCAAGGGACAACGAGTTGCCAACAATATAACTCCAGGAGTAGATCAGGAGTAGTAGATCTGCTCTAAACCCATCAAACTTTACTTTTTCTGAGAAGGGGAATCAATTCAGGGTaagatgtgctgctgcttcatctCTCAGCTCTGGGACATGGGCTACAATTACAGCAAAACTCCTGCCcattaagggagtggaacatctcccttctgaggaaaggctgagggagctgggtctctttagtttggagaaaaggagactgaggggtgacctcatcaatgttttcaactatgtaaggggtgagtgtcagggagatggagttaggctcttctcagtggtgaccagtgataggacaaggggtaatgggtgtaaattggagcacaggaggttcaagttgaatatctggaaaaattgttttcctgtaagggtgacagagccctggaacaggctgcccaggggggtcgtggagtctccttcactggagacattcaaaacccacctggacacgttcctatgagaagtgctctaggtggccctgctctggcagggggggttggactagatgatctttcgaggtcccttccaaccccaaggattctgtgattctatgccCAGTACAGCCCCTGGGACTCgtgagcagggatggagccGAGCTCATCCTGAGAATCccacaggaaaggaagagagcaTCCCCAAAAATTGGAGCCAGGGGGctcagaggaggaaggagaagcttGAATACTTACATCCAGGTAGTTCCTTAGTGGTTCATAAGCCAGAGCatgaatgagctgagctttccttCCAGGATCCCCTCCGAGGTCCTCCAGCCCCCCCTGCTCTCTCCTCACCTCCTGCACGGATCTGCCTTTCCTCAGGGGGATCCTGCAGGGGATGGAGAGGGCAGCAAGATGCTGAGGGACCAGATGGACCCATCCACATCTTCACCCCACATCCctgcacccagcccagccccagggctcacctcaccatcccttccctcaatgggaggcagagcaggaccaGCACCAACCACCTCATGGtcctgggtgctggtggctcCATGGCAGCTCCTCACCTTGGCCAGCCCAGGGGGTATTTaggcaggagctgtgcccaACCCTGCTCCAGACACCCCTTGGCTCTATCTCTGCACCCACACACCCACCCCAAGGTGTTATCACTGCAGCCACCCTgatttctccctccttccctggctGGTTGGGTGCTAAGAGAGCAGCCCTGATACCCAGTCCAAACATCTGGTAtctgatgaaaagcaaaattctgtTGTTATCAAGAAGCTGAAGTGGtttttctcttgccttcagcaccagaaaaacaaaggcaaaacacACCCTGGAGAGCAAATGGGAATGTGTGGTGCTGGTCTCCCCCTTTGCACCCATCCAGGCAGGAATTGCCATGGGCTGGCAGGATTTCTTCCCACCCAATATAAAGCTTGTCCAAACCCCTCAATCACACTTAGCAGGAGCCAGCAGGGGGGATTTTCCAGCCTCCCAGGACCCAGCAGGCACTCCCAAAGTTGTCTCTTTGCAGGCGTTTGCCCTTTCTCATCCCACTCTTCCCTGCCCCCCAGCTCTGGAGGTTCCCCCCAGGGAAGCTGAGATGGGGGCAGCTCCAGAGAGACCCTGAAAAGCCTTTACCTGCCCACTGCAACCACCCAACCATCTCCAAAAGCCACTTGGATTTCCTGCACTTTATTATCCATGGCAAAGTTACAGCCAGGATGCTCAGGTCACACATCTGGGGTGTCAGGGGTGATGTCTCCAAGATGCTTTGAGTGATGCTCATGGCAGCCAGGTAGGAGatgcagggggggggggggggtgagtcCAGGAATTAATTTCCAGGGGATTTTTAGGCCTGGGAGACCCTTTCCTCCCCTTGGCAaggtgccaccagccctgccaggtCACTGAGCACCCATCCTGGTGGCTGATTCCCCAAGGATGCTGCTCAACAACTCTGCCACTGGGGGACAGTGACCACCCCCATGTCCCCATCAGCCTCATCTCCCATGGAAAACCTAAGGAGACAAACACAGCTCAGTGCTTTGAGCCTGCTCaggacccccccacccccaaaccacccccccaaaccccttcctcctccaccacAGCCTGATGGCTCTGCCTTTGCTGGGATGGATCCTGCAGGGAGCAAAGGGAAGAGCCATGGTcagccctgtcctgtccctttTTGCCACCTCTGCTGCCAGAGGAGCTTTTGCTCTCAGAAACTTCCCTGGTTTATgatgggggggggaaataatgCCCCCCCTGCTATCCCTGCCCATCTAATCTCTGTCTGCCTGCACTCAGCTTGTGTCAATATTTTGACAGCAAGCACAGAGGTGTTTGTGTCCTTTCTCTGGTGAAGTGACAGAGCTATTAATATATCTGGTAATGAGCTCCAAGGAGAAATAGCTTCTAAGAAACCAGTCTGGATCCTGGGAAAGACTGGTGGGAGCCCAGCCTTATCCCAACCAAGGTGTTCCTGGTCCCCTTTGGCCACAGACCACGCTTCCTGATGCTCCTGCTGTTGCTTTGCCTGAGGGAATAACCCCACTTCAGGATTTAGGGGTCATTTGGATGTCACAGCCCCCCTGCTCTGACCTCATATTCCCCCTCTGACTTCATCCCAAGGctttgttaaacctcatccaGCTGCAAGGAAGGGTTTAGTGCCTTCCCACATGCACCTCTGAGGTTGGGGGAGGCTTCCCCGTGGtacccaggaagaaggagggaggtggggacCAACTTGCCCCATGGCTTTATCCCCCTGGATTGCCCCAATCCCACTAAGGATGTTCCCAGCCACATCCCAGCACCTGATGGCACTGAGCAGAATTGGGTTTGGGGGGAATTCCTCAGGGAATTCCTGTTCCCAGAGCTCTGGCTGGTGTTTAAACCCAACCCCAAGGACATTTTGGTCTCCCTGGCACCACAGTCAGGTGCACAAACTTCAcacctggaaaaagaaagaattccCTGGCAGGAATCAAGCCCAGGACCCTTGTTCTGGGTTTGTCCCTCACTGAGGACAGGGAGGACAGAAGGGGGGTGCAGCCAGGCCCAAAGAAAGCTTTCCAGAACCCCAAAATCTGCAGTACCCAGCTGGGTCACACAAGCCTGGCAGAAGGGACAGGCTGGGGGACATCTTCATACCCAAGGGCTCAAGAGAGCACCAGGAGCTTCCTcagcccccagctccatccttcaCTGTCAGTAAAGGCTGAGCCTCTGTCCTGCAGCCCTCAGGAGCCCCCAGCCTGGCACATCCCTTAGCAAGAAAGCCAAATTCATCACCTCCAGACCTGAACCAACCCAGGGAGAGCTTCCCCTGGTGCTGTCTCAGCAGAAATCTGCCCTGGGGAGTTGATCCCCAGCTCTTGGCTTTGCTGGAGCCAGGCAGCCCATCAGCCTGTGCTCAGTTGTCACTCAACAGACTCAGAAGGTCAGAGCCCATTTGGGAGCTTGAGGTTTATTTGTAACACGAGCCTGTGAGAAACACACTTGGACACAGCTCCTGGAGGGACACAGGGAGGAATATCAAGGGCTTGAGGAACTTTCTAGGGCTGGCTGAGGGGGAGGTTTGGCCAGAAAAGGGGCTGCAGCCACCCCTCTACACCGAGGGGGCAAAGCCAACCCGGTTGTTGGCCATGTCAAAGATGGTGTAATATTCCCTGAGGAAGACATCACCAAAGATCCAGAGTGGCTGCCCGTTCTGGGAAGGCAGGTAGGTGGCCTCAATCCCAACTGTGCAGTAGCCTTGGCTCtgtcagaggggaaaaaaagggagtcAAGAGCCTCAGACAAACAGCAGGACCctggcagctgggctgcagggaggtgggagctgcCCAGAAGGGTGGGGAGGGCATCATTGCCAGGTCAAGAAACACCAAATCCTTTGCTGAGCCTCAAGGACTCAGCAGGATGGAGCTGTTCAGCCCATACATACGTTTAAGATGTAGGTGGATGGGTAGAGGGGCAGAGGTACCCCACTGATGATGAAGGTGATGGTGGGCAAGTTCTGGACATTATTGCAGTCGACTGCATactgaagagagagaaagaaaaagagattatGGCTGGACCAGGACCCACTGTGAGAGGAGAGATCCCCCTGCATGTGGGGGGACACCCACTTCATCCCCTGGCAGGGCCACATCCCCAGCCAGCCTGCACAACCACCTCCTGGAGGTGCCACAAGAGTTTTGTGGGACCTGGTCAAAACCCCTGGGTtccagctgctccatccccactTCCAGAGCATCCCCCAGCCTTACCCCATAGCTGGTCAGCTGGgcccccacagcctgcaggaagCTTTCCATGTATTCCTGGGGCACTGTCAGCAGGGATGTCCCCGTGTCCACGATGGCctggcagccctgcctgcaccagCCTGTTGGTGACTGCCCAATGGCAAACCTGGGAGGAGAACATCATCACTTTTAGTTGCCACTGGGCAACTCAACCTGCCTCTCAGCTGGATCTGTAAGTCTGGGATtggagaatcatggaatggtttgagttggaagggacctcaagggtCATTCAGTGCCACCCTCTCACCTCTCACCAGCTcagcttgctccaagccccatccaacctctccttcaacacttccaggggctcactaccctcacaccaaggaattttttcctaatgtcccacctcaatctcccctcttccagctcagggATGCTCTGAAATGCAGTGCCTGACCCCTGCTTGGAGCCCACTCCTCCTGCAATGGTTTCAGCTTCATCTGGAGGGCAGCTGGAACATCCTCAGCACATGGATCATTCCCATCAGCTGGAGACACAACTCACCCATCAACTGGGACCTGCCAGTAGAGCTCCTGGGTCACTGGTGCCCAAACAATGTCCCCACGGAAGAGCTGAGGGTCAATTCCTCCCAGGACGAGCTCTCCCCCATACTCATAGGTGGGTTGGCTGCAAAGAAACCACAGAATTCCAGTGAACTCCAAGTGAactgggagggctggagagggacagaTTCACAAGGGAGCTGcttggggacaggcagagggacaCCCCAGGATGTGGCCCCAGCAGATTTTTGTTACCGAGAGAAGTAGAAGCTGAAGATGGGATTGGAGAGCTGGTTCTGCTGCAGCATGttctgcaggggggttggggtCCCTcccactgccagggagggaTAGGCCATTCCCAGGATCCCATCAAACTCGGCGTAGTAGAAGGGTTGGGTTGGTTCATTCTCACTGAGCCCAAACTCCTGGCTTGTAACCCTGATGCTCTGGatctggaaggaaaagggaacaCCAGGATAGGCTGAAGGAGTGGACAAAGCCAAAGCCCCAAAGGTCCTTGCAAGGTCACAGTTGGGGAAAACACAGAATAGAATCAGTTGGAGTGGAAAATTAaaggtcattgagtccaactcaGTGCTGCCCActcaccccatgtccctcatccccacatccccagggctctaaaacccctccaggcatgatggggactccagccctgccctgggcagcctgggccaggccctgacaaccctttccagggagaaattgttccccagctccaacctaaacctcccctggcacaacttgaggccaaaagttcctctcATCCCATtacttgttccttgggagcagagtcTGAACCCGTCcgggctccaacctcctctcagggagctgtagaggctcaacacctccaggtccttcagcttctccttgaGCCATCCCAAGGCAGCTGGGAAAATTGTCAGGAATTGggttaaaacaaagcaaaaatctcCCTGGGTCAGTGCCAGTGACAAAAACCCCttcacagctgctctgcccatCCCAGGCCTTGGTTTGCCCTAGTTTTGTCTCCATGGGACATGAGATCAGCCCTGAGGATGTCCCCAGGCTCCTTCCACCAGTGCTCGGGACATGGTACCCAGGAGGAcggggatggagatggaggagatggagatgatggaggagatggagatgatggaggagatggagatgatggagatgatggaggagatggaggagatggaggagatggaggagatggaggagatggaggagatggaggagatggaggagatggaggagatggaggagatggagatgatggagatgatggagatgatggagatgatggagatgatggagatgatggagatgatggagatgatggagatgatggagatggGTTTGGACTCACCCTGAGTGTGTCATAGCCCAGCAGCACAGTCAGGGTGCCACTGCCATAGGAGAGGGTGAAGGACTGACCAGTGCTGATGAAGGTGGAAGACTCTTGGGGGTTGAATTTCTGGTGGTTGACTgcaggggaaagagggggactcagggtgatggggagaggggggtCAGGGT belongs to Calypte anna isolate BGI_N300 chromosome 26, bCalAnn1_v1.p, whole genome shotgun sequence and includes:
- the LOC103533568 gene encoding gastricsin-like, which gives rise to MGGNSCTMKWFLLALLCLQLSEGLVRVKLRKAKSIREKMREAGVLEEYLKKMKLDPGKKYKTSDNYVVFEPITSHMDASYFGEISIGDPPQSFLVLFDTGSSNLWVPSNYCQTPACFNHQKFNPQESSTFISTGQSFTLSYGSGTLTVLLGYDTLRIQSIRVTSQEFGLSENEPTQPFYYAEFDGILGMAYPSLAVGGTPTPLQNMLQQNQLSNPIFSFYFSRQPTYEYGGELVLGGIDPQLFRGDIVWAPVTQELYWQVPVDGFAIGQSPTGWCRQGCQAIVDTGTSLLTVPQEYMESFLQAVGAQLTSYGYAVDCNNVQNLPTITFIISGVPLPLYPSTYILNSQGYCTVGIEATYLPSQNGQPLWIFGDVFLREYYTIFDMANNRVGFAPSV
- the LOC103533567 gene encoding gastricsin; this encodes MRWLVLVLLCLPLREGMVRIPLRKGRSVQEVRREQGGLEDLGGDPGRKAQLIHALAYEPLRNYLDSFYFGEISIGTPPQNFLVLFDTGSANLWVPSTYCQTPACEDHARFNSSLSSTFLGTDVTYTLSYGFGDLWVALGYDTVTIQNISLRNQEFGLSLDEPSRPFYSLDFDGILGMSYPGVGIEGYNTVLQNMLQQNQLSEPIFSFYYSRHPTFSYGGEVILGGVDPQLYSGEVFWAPVIQEFYWKIGIEEFSIGLAATGWCSQGCQGIVDTGTFLLTIPGKFMSAFLQELGVEESDQGLLVDCGSVPTMPTLYFAISGAQLPLPPSVYVLNNNGVCTLGVESTYVPSTSSQPLWILGNIFLWHYYSIFDLGNNRVGFALSV